A DNA window from Helianthus annuus cultivar XRQ/B chromosome 15, HanXRQr2.0-SUNRISE, whole genome shotgun sequence contains the following coding sequences:
- the LOC118487153 gene encoding uncharacterized protein LOC118487153, which produces MEETPTNRQTGPRPNFAHNTQVEGIVEEASDDNEVQYTDNHPNDPVTPGMQPEIPISSILPPGETPISWYVRSQGAINAVYAQLCAQTAPPTQSRRPVSRTRAPSVPHVSHHDAPSRVQVEDTEGYSRSPARYEHTHSENRRRKYHDESHSHRRQSVHSRLGPRRNTHTSEYGRTYQEGDSTSVFNRLQLNYKSCKPHAVYNPEAEHDYNLIYRPAEAAENSKFISEIALAPLEKAKLPSNVGKFNGMTDPDDHLRVFTSAGLVGGWTLPMWCHLFIQTLTGAARLWFDNLPVRKITSWVDLREKFLVHFSQQRRSIRDTAGVMNIWRRADKSLEDFVTRYNKEMLEIGDVHEHLIRAQFNYAVRYDNMIKVLSGTEGLPKSWEKLMAAAKVYAQTEKNLSSNRPPPPHSRPTDMSTSSGKKFKKNWRDSNSGNYSSEDTRATINKLAA; this is translated from the coding sequence ATGGAAGAAACTCCGACGAACCGTCAAACCGGCCCTCGGCCAAATTTCGCTCACAATACCCAAGTGGAAGGGATTGTGGAAGAGGCTTCGGATGATAATGAAGTTCAGTACACTGATAATCATCCGAATGACCCTGTCACTCCAGGAATGCAGCCTGAAATTCCAATAAGCTCAATTCTACCTCCTGGAGAAACCCCCATCTCTTGGTATGTAAGATCCCAAGGAGCGATAAACGCTGTGTATGCACAACTCTGTGCACAAACTGCTCCTCCTACTCAGTCACGAAGACCTGTATCTCGTACTCGAGCACCATCGGTACCACATGTTTCCCATCATGATGCACCATCACGAGTTCAGGTAGAAGACACAGAAGGTTACTCTAGATCTCCAGCGAGATATGAACATACTCACTCTGAAAATCGACGAAGAAAGTATCACGATGAATCTCATTCTCACCGAAGGCAGTCAGTTCACTCCAGATTGGGCCCGCGACGGAACACCCACACCAGTGAGTACGGCAGAACATACCAAGAGGGGGACAGTACAAGCGTGTTCAATCGGTTGCAACTGAATTACAAAAGTTGTAAACCCCACGCGGTTTATAATCCTGAAGCAGAACACGATTACAATTTGATCTACCGCCCGGCGGAAGCAGCAGAAAATTCCAAGTTTATCAGCGAAATCGCTTTGGCTCCCTTGGAGAAAGCAAAACTCCCATCCAACGTTGGCAAGTTCAATGGCATGACAGATCCGGATGACCATCTTCGGGTCTTCACTAGTGCAGGATTGGTGGGAGGATGGACTTTACCGATGTGGTGTCATCTATTCATCCAGACTCTCACAGGCGCAGCGCGACTATGGTTCGATAACCTGCCTGTTAGAAAGATAACATCATGGGTGGACCTGCGAGAAAAATTCCTGGTGCATTTCAGCCAACAAAGGAGGTCTATCCGGGATACTGCAGGCGTCATGAATATCTGGAGGCGCGCCGACAAGAGCTTAGAAGATTTCGTCACACGTTACAACAAAGAAATGCTTGAAATAGGAGACGTTCATGAGCATTTGATCAGAGCACAGTTTAATTATGCCGTCCGCTATGACAACATGATAAAGGTTTTGTCTGGAACGGAAGGGCTACCAAAGAGCTGGGAGAAACTGATGGCGGCAGCCAAAGTGTACGCCCAGACGGAGAAGAATCTCAGCTCTAACAGACCGCCACCACCACACAGTCGCCCAACAGACATGAGCACGAGCAGCGGAAAAAAGTTTAAAAAGAATTGGCGCGACTCGAACTCTGGAAACTATTCGTCTGAGGACACGCGAGCTACCATAAACAAGCTCGCTGCGTAA